The DNA segment CCAAATCCGGTTTTATCTCTTAAAAGAGACTGTGAGATGTGGCGGGAAAAAGGGATGTGATATCTCAGAGATATCATTAATTGCTCGAAATGAAAGAAAGAGTGTATCGCCGGAAAGAGTACTTCGCCAGCAGCTGGCATCATTAATGAGTGAATCATCTAGCCGTTGGGGCTCAGACTTGTGTGTCGGAGTTCCCCAAAGGCCTGATCAAACCGTTAGATGAGATGGGCGGTATCTCCTAAGAAGATAAGTTAAGCTCTTTATATAAGCAGAAGAGGAACATCATTTGGGGTATGCATTCGATCCTTCCTCTCATTAATTACTCACATTGCATTTACTCCGAACATTCCTTCGGATCACATTAAAGGCATACTGCCTAGAATTCACACCATTGAGGATATTCCGGCGATTACATACTCGTCAGAATAAGCTCCTCATTCTCCGGCAAggttacttattctcacgtcggagctTGGTCACGGGTTCCCCCTCCGGAGTCCTCCGTGACGAGGCAAACGGTGTTCTTTTTTGTTGGAAGACGACACCGATCCTTTGCAACGTTGACGAGCTTCGTTGACTGCCCACCGGGACTCGAGGACTTGACAACTCGATTTAATATACTAGagtaaaaaaaaatatgagaCTGTCAGGGGTTTAGTAGTTTCAATTGTAAATGAGTTCTATAGTTATCTCTTCCTGAATCAAACTAATAGTTATGTATTTAAATGTTTCTTAATTATCACTCATATATTAAAATTACTATACAAAatcttataaaaaaaaaaacatgtttgatAATGAAGATACCTACTGAGGTTTCTAAACGATAGAAATATAGAATATCATTGTATTGAGTATTAATAAGCACTTAGTGAGATTTTATCATTTTACAATCTTTAAATCTAAATACTTTCGATTATTTGCGGTGGTAATGGAAACGATGAATTAAGTTCCCCCTACTAGCCTACATATTATACTTTACAGCATAATGTCTATTAATGTGTTGTTTCGAGGGACGGATCTATGTTGATGGGTAGGTGGGCGGACACACCCcttgaaaaaataaattttaatgtattttttagGCAAAAACCCCGATCGCACctcttgaaaatatggttgaatcCCTCATCCGCACCCTTAGAAAATAAATCTTGGATCTACCGTTGGTTGTTCCAAACTTAAGAGTTAAGACTCGTTTTATTATGCCCATCCAGCTTCCACTTGTTCCAAACCTTCGTCACAAATGGCTTATTGTTaattaaaacacttaaaaaagatttttttaagtTGTCATGTAATTAGGATCATAAGTTTTTGTTTGGCTTCACCATGTTTAATACTTGGTTCCATTTAATGATCATGTCGAAATCTTAAATGGCCATAAACTATGTCCATGTGATGATGATATTGCCTTACCCGACCAACCCGAACCAGTCAAACCGACCCGGAAACTTTTATACCTGGTTCTATGACTCTTGACTTTTATACAAGATGTTTAATCAACTTGAACAAGTAATTAACTGACACGCATATGAATTAACAAAACGGTTAGCAAAACGCAATCAAATCGACTAATTTTAATGCATATCCAATAATGGTGGCACGAGTTGCTAGAGAAGTCTTGAGACATCTTGATATGCTTGTGAATATATCAAACTATGGCGTCGAAACCCACACACAATGATTAACAAACGATATACAAAGATATGAAACGTCTAAATGAGCACGTCTAATTTACATACCGGTtctactatttttttaaaaaaacattggGGTCCGTGGACCCCGACCCGCAtcatgtgggtccgcccctggctAAGACTTGTTAGAGAAAACTGCCTGTAAAAGGAAACATCCAAGGATTTTACTATACATTAAAATAATAAACCCGAAACGCTCTATAAATATTTTCCAAAATGAGCAGGAGAAAAGGATGTTTCAAGTACAACAGTTTTACTAGAGTTGCGCCTTCTACACCTTTGATTCGAGATAATATAAGGTTTTTTTTTCAGGCAATATTGTAACTATTACACATCCTAGCATGATCTAGTTGGCCTATAAAACTGGTTGTCTTGCCAATGAGTCTACATTACCTTTGGATTCCAAGATCCTGTCCTTTAGATTATTGTTAACAAGATGGAGTACTCTCACACATCTTTCAGCCTCTTCAAACCGTTCTTGCGCAGCCATGAGCTCCACACATCTCTCTCGCAGATCCATTTGGGCGGCTTTTTCAACCACAACCGTGTTCACTCTCAATTCCATAAGCAAACCGCACTTCTTGCGGGCCTCCTTCCTTTTGCGGATGACATCCAAGTGAGCTCAAAGCCATGACACATTAATGTTGGCTGCCTCTGTAGCCAACACCTGTTGCTCTATTTCTTCAATATTATCAATGTCATTATTGGTTTGAATTCGACCGACGACTTCACAAACAATCTCAAGGAAAGATGATCTCATAGAGACGGGTTTAAATACGCACTCAGCTGCAATGTCACCGTGTTTGTTGAAAATGGATTCAAGAATTGATGCAACACTTTTCTTCACATTGTAGCCTTGGACACAAATTATGtcggtttgagatgaaaccttcCCCGTCTGTACAATAAAAGGGTTAGATGTGGCAAAATGATCGGGTGGTAAAATGGGTCAAAAGAATTGGGTTGACTGTTGACACACGGGTTGTTCAAATATCGCTCTAAAATAGCCGGAAAAAAGCTTGCTTGAAATCAGCTCGAAAATAAATATTAGTCGTTGGCATCTCAGCCGTATGTGCAACATCAGCAGCTTTTAACTTCTCGATCTCAGCAGCTTGAGCAGTTGTAGTATCCTTTAACGTCTTGATCTCTGCACCTTGCTCATTAATTCTCTTCCGGATTTCGTTTATGAATCTAATCTGTTTAAGAGTTTGACCCCAGAATTCACTCATTTGATCTCGAATCATCACAATTCCTTCATTGTCGGTTgcatcttcaaactttcttgcaGCCGATGATTCTTCGCCCATGAATTGTGGTTGTTGAACTGGTGCAGATTGAGATTGGGAAGCTGATTGTTGAGGTTGTTCTTCAATTGGTTCGGATGCTGGCTGTTGAGTTGGAGTTTCAGATTCTGTCGTAACCGACAGTTAAGATCAAACGACAGTCCATTTAAAATAAACAAAGGTTTAGTGTCGTTTGGTTTAACAAACAACAGttgattttaaacaaaaagtcTACTGTCGTTTGAAACATCTTCAAACGACAGTTAAAAATATGAAGAGTTCACTGTCGTCGTTCGTAAGATTAAACGACAGTCAACAAAGCATAACTACACTGTCGTTTGACGACATTGAAATATCGATTCAAATTTTTCAAGTTTGCAGGCTTTATGTTTTGATGAAAAACTTTGATTTAGACATATCCTAAACACATCTATTAACAAAACCCTTATCAACTTTCAACACTCTAACATCCAATAAAACACTTATATTAAAATCCCTATTATACTTGGTAATTTTGAACATAattgtgatttttttttaaaaaaagacaATTTTTAATTACAAGTTATGCATGCTCTTTATGTTTCATAAATTTGGATTAAAATAATCCCAACTAACAAAATGTTTTGTGACAGTCacaacttttaacttattttctccTAACGACTTTTTTTAATTGAGGtttaacccagttagtttttgaAGAAAAGACTTGAAAATACCATTTTACCCCTCAAATAGTATAGACACAGGAACCCATTTCTAACTAAAAGCACAAAACTAGGGTTCCAAATCCACCATAAAGAAAGCAACTGGCAACAACATGCTAAACGTCTCTTTCTAATCAGAGCCATAGTTGTCGAATGGCGCCCGTTGTTTCATGTTTAGCGATAAAGaggtagaaaaataaaaactatatttaACACACCAATTATGTATAAAAATACGCTATCACTAATCATCTAAATAAaaattaaagagttaaatgtcattttagtccctgtatttGGTTATGTTCTTTGGAGGTGTTTGGGATTTCTTCTCaaaatgacttattgacttatataGAGCTAAAAGTCCATTTGAGAGAATGAGAAGCTTAGCCAACATTATTGAGAAGTCAGGCAGATGAGAAAAGTTTAGCCAAACACAAGCAGGAAAAAGACTTTTCAAGGTTTTTTTGTCTTTAAGAAGGAGAAAAGGAGAAGTCACAAATTGTGACTTCTTGAGAAGGAGAAGTCCTTCTGAGAAGTAGAagtcaaaaagcttagccaaacatgccctttaTGTTTTTGTAAATTTTGATTTAAATAATCTCATGAACTTGGAAATACCATTTTGCCCCTCAAACACAGTATATTCCATTACTCGGTTAACAGAAGATACTAACGGCAGTTGGCCACAAGGACTCATAATAGTGATGAGTTTTGGAAACCCCGGAGACTCAAGTTTCCAAAGCTTTCTTTCAGGGACTCAACTTGATGGCGTCCATAAACCACAAGGACGCAAATTGCGCTTTACTctttaaatattatttaaaaaaaattctcaCAATCAAACAGGATCAAACAAGAGATGAAAGTTTTAGAATAAATAATAACATAAAACATGTAATTCTGAGTACATACTCTATGTAGATTCAATACCCTACTTACTTTAGCTTATTATTTAGGGATTTGAATGACACCAacgacatattttcacaatttaGAATTTAGCTGTTGGAATATTTAAACTtaaatttattattaaaaacttaaaattatatttaaatttCACACATAactaaaattaaaacaaaaacatagtTAAAATTTAAAACGAGTTGataaattaaatttaaataactagataaataaaattaaaagtactacataagttaaaaataaaaccacaacataaataaaattaaaatgactACTTAAATTCAAATTAGAGCAAGTACATAAACTAAAATTAAAACTAATCATTTGGAATTGTCCAAGTCAGAACATGGACGTAGAATTGGTTGCTGCCAAAGGGGATAGCTTCTTATTAGTTGTCAGCACCCCATGTGCCTATATAGTTTTTCAGGCTATGCGGTATGGGTCCGTCTCCCTCCCGTTCCCAACACCAAACCGCCCCCTCCCCCCGGTCCCCGTCCTTTCCGTCGATTCTTAGACGTTGGCGACGGAACATTTTGTGGGGCCCAAGACCAAAAGTAGCcgttattataaaaaaaaaataatttctaattcaatttatttttcaaacggtaaaatttcaaaaaaaacacccaattcactcccacttttataaatactcacctcTTTTACAtattttttcacaacttttcacccactacaatctcatatctctctcacattttataacccctcttccctttttataaaaactcatctatttttttaccattttttataaAAGTTCTGCTTCTTAGATGCTTTTTATATGTTCATCCAAAATTCTAAAGTATAAAGAACAAAATAAGAGTTAAGTTTAAAAACCGAGTCAAATGGGTATTCTTTTTattaaatgggtcaaatgggtaATTCTTgtatataataaacaaaaaaaatatgggACACGTGTCACTTGATTAGGGCCTCTATTATTTGGTTTAGGCGAGAAATGGAATGGGTTTTTTATTAGCATATCAAGATGGTCCGTTTGTATTTGGATTCAGTATTCGGATCCATAtatattcttacaaaaaaataaTCTTTATCAATGGCCTTTCATTTCCTTATACCTCTCTTCTTACCATCGCATCCGCCGCCTCCTCTTCAAATCCTTCTCATCTTCAATGAATCATCTTCTATCTGTTCTTCTCAAGATCTGCCTCCGCCGCACTTTAATGTTATCATTAACGGTGATATTTCAAGCGAAGATCCGATAGCATAAAGGTAATCTTTTTTCGATTGTATTTAACCACCGTAACATTCCGATTTTAAGTTTTTTGgttgttgaaattagggttttttattTATCTTGATTTTCTTTCTGATTTAGGATTTAATTGGTTGATTAATTTATCTTGATTTTCTTTGTAATTTAGGGTTAAAAATATCATCAACGGTTTCAAGTGAAGATCCGATAGCATAAAGGTAATCTTTTTGGTTGTACATAGTTTGGAATTTTGTTGATTAAACTATATTTTACTATGAACTCGAACGTTGCTGATTCGGAATGTACATGACTACATGTTATGATTGACTTGCTTCAAGTGATTGCACATAGTttgaaattttgttcatttttgGTTTCAAGTGATTGCACACAGTTTGGAATTTTGTTGATTAAACTGCATTTTACTATGAACTCGAACGTTGCTGATTCAAAATGTACATGACTACATGTTATGATTGACTTGCTTTAACTTAATTGAAGTGTAGTTCGAGTGATGTGTAGGGTTCCGATTGACCTGGTATATATTCCGAAGCAAATGCAGAATGACTTAGAAAGACACGAGGGATCCGCTATCTGAGATAAGGGAACCGAAGAAACAGATATTTGCAATTTAGATCATCACCTGTGATTCATCAAGATCAGTAGAATCCAACTATTCCGGCTGCCGAAAGTACGCCGTATAAAATCGAATAATATCCCACGACAAGGGGTTCACCATGGGCTTATCGGAATCGACTCTTATAAATTCACATGTCTCCACTCTTAAACCTAAATCACTCACTCGAGcaaatttataaaaatcaagtAATTTAATAACCCTGTTTTTTGTTTTAGTGAAGAATAACGACGATGGAATCACCATCGTTAGTGATTAAGAGTTGTGTATCCTGCACTGGAAAAGCTTACACTTGGACCCCTTATAATAATGAGTTTCATTAATTAGAATTTTACCCCTCTAAGATGTTCATATACAGAATTGAATACCGGAATGAATAGTATAGGGCACCGGAATGAACCGGTAGAACAACCGGCGACACCGGAACGGTACGGTAAGAAGGCTGAAAAGCTGCAGTGTCTCGGCGCTTGCGTGTCATCGAATAATAAAAACGCCTACCAGCCTTCTCCGAACCTAATTCCGACACCGATTTCGATCCGACAGGTACACAATTCTGATTTTGGTTTGTTGTTTTATCCCGTATATTTGTAAGGCTTTAAAGTTTGTTGAAGCCATTGAACCACCTAATCTTGAAAAAAAATCTATATTCATGCACCCTTATGTTTGTAGGGAGGGGCTcgtgcgagaaccacccttattgtgagaaccttgagaaccaatgtgaacacaacctaaaatagctaaaaaaacctaacccccaaccccccccccccaagctaaaaaaaccttaaaaaacctaaaaaaaacctaacccccaccccacccccaaaacctaaacccccctcccccacccccaaaaacctaaaccccccccccaaaaaaaaaaaaaaacctaaaaaaaacctaacccccacccccccccccccaaaaaaaacctaaaccccctcccccacccccccaaaaacctaaacccccccccccccacccaagctaaaatgctaaaaactaaacccacaaaaaacctaaaaaaatctaaaaaaatcaaaaaaaaatctaaaaatttttttttgatttttttaatattttttaggttaaaatcgctacttttcgaagcaaaaaaaaaaattaaaaaaaaaataatttttttttttttttgcttcggaaagtagcgattttaacctaaaaaatattaaaaaaaatcaaaaaaaaaaatttgtgtgatttttagctatttttaggcatttttggtgtgttcacattggttctcgcggttctcacaataagaggtggttctcgcatgatcttctccctatgtTTGTATTGTCCAAACTTTGGCATTGAAGTGCAGTCAAATCTTAAAAGTTCAAGGACAGGGAACAACCTATCGGTCCGTGTTTTAAGGTATCACCTCTTTTAGTGCAGCcttttaaagttttatttatcaACTCTATCGTAGTTTAAATGGCAATCTATTAATTATATAGGGAGAATTAGAACTTGTGAAAGAGACTAATGTTTGGTGTTGAGGTCAGTAGAATACCGTTCTTGATGCTTGGACTGAAATTGCCATTATCACACTTTTCAAAGACGTGAAGGAGAAAAAACATAACTCCTCAGACGTGAAGGAGAAAAACACAACTCCTCAGGTTTGTGCTTTGATTTTTTTTCAATGTTTATTTTCCTAATAGTGGTTTTAAAATTAATGTGATAATTATTTTTTCCTAGATATTCTCATCATGTTACATATCACCGTTGATGGAGATATGGTGATTACCATTATGATTGGTACACCCAAAATCATTCGGTtagtatttgatttttttttaatacatATTTGTAGGAAACTAGAAATCTAATATTTGTTTCCATCTCTTTTGTGTGACAAGGCATTAAGAGCTTCTCTTGATACTTGAAAATAGCTGAGTATGCCAGATGGAGAATGGCAAGGGAGTTAATTTTGATCCAGGTTGAATGCCATTGGTTTTTGCCTATAAAATATTTTTCCATTGTTCCAGATGGTAATAACCATACAACTGCTATACTTGATGTTGATCCAGGCTAAATGCCCATGGTTTTGCttcattttttaattaataaattctCTAACCAGCCGCCCATCTATTAAGTAATAATTCAATAATTCGAAAATATATGTTTTGTAAAAGCCACTGAAATATTGGTTCTAAATTAAATACTACAACTAACGTTATGTTTGCAATCAACTTATTCATATTTAAATAATTCAAAATATAAAAATCACATCTTTATATTATTGTTAAGATATAGAAGGTTTAACATTTTAAAAAAGTGGAATATTTGCAATAACTTTGAACAAAGATTTCAATTGATTAAATAGTAATCACCATTTCAATCGATGGATATGGGCTAAATAGAATTTATatttcaagttcatgttcattTTACATATATAAATtaggttattaatatatatgTTATACTCAGTAATACATTATATGTTTCATTCGT comes from the Helianthus annuus cultivar XRQ/B chromosome 4, HanXRQr2.0-SUNRISE, whole genome shotgun sequence genome and includes:
- the LOC110932990 gene encoding uncharacterized protein LOC110932990, translated to MSPCGQLPLVSSVNRVMEYTVFEGQNESETPTQQPASEPIEEQPQQSASQSQSAPVQQPQFMGEESSAARKFEDATDNEGIVMIRDQMSEFWGQTLKQIRFINEIRKRINEQGAEIKTLKDTTTAQAAEIEKLKAADTGKVSSQTDIICVQGYNVKKSVASILESIFNKHGDIAAECVFKPVSMRSSFLEIVCEVVGRIQTNNDIDNIEEIEQQVLATEAANINVSWL